A stretch of the Marinobacter sp. JH2 genome encodes the following:
- the hisS gene encoding histidine--tRNA ligase: protein MAKIQAIRGMNDILPDQTPVWQYVESTVRKVLSQYGYQEIRMPIVEQTDLFKRSIGEVTDIVEKEMYTFEDRNGDSLTLRPEGTAGCVRAAEEHGLLFNQTRRLWYTGPMFRHERPQKGRYRQFHQIGVECFGMAGPDIDAELLMLTARLWDAFGLSAHAQLEINSIGTSEARKVYREALVSYLEQYRDQLDEDSKRRLTTNPLRILDSKDPNTRKLLENAPSLSDYLDEESVAHFDQLKSLLDAAGIAYTVNPALVRGLDYYGKTVFEWVTESLGAQGTICAGGRYDGLVQQLGGKPTVAVGFAMGLERLILLLETLNLVPDEVNNQADVYVTAMGEQSIACAMAIANTLRNELPGKVVISHCGGGSFKSQMKKADRSGARYAVILGENEVTNGTAGLKPLRDDEPQQEVSQSELANILAPLV from the coding sequence TTGGCTAAAATTCAGGCAATCCGGGGGATGAATGACATTCTTCCGGACCAGACACCTGTCTGGCAGTATGTTGAATCAACGGTTCGCAAAGTGCTTTCACAATACGGCTATCAGGAAATTCGTATGCCGATTGTGGAGCAAACCGATCTTTTTAAGCGTTCCATCGGCGAAGTCACCGACATTGTCGAAAAAGAAATGTACACCTTCGAAGATCGCAACGGTGACAGTCTGACATTGCGCCCTGAAGGCACGGCAGGTTGTGTCCGCGCAGCTGAAGAGCATGGTTTGCTGTTCAACCAGACCCGTCGCTTGTGGTACACCGGCCCCATGTTTCGTCATGAGCGGCCCCAGAAAGGGCGTTACCGGCAGTTTCATCAGATCGGTGTAGAGTGCTTCGGTATGGCAGGCCCGGATATCGACGCTGAACTTCTGATGCTGACCGCTCGCCTGTGGGATGCGTTTGGGTTGTCGGCCCACGCTCAGTTGGAAATTAACTCCATTGGTACCAGCGAAGCCCGGAAAGTCTACCGGGAGGCTCTGGTCAGTTATCTTGAGCAGTATCGTGATCAACTGGATGAAGACAGCAAGCGCCGTCTAACCACCAATCCGCTTCGGATTTTGGATAGCAAAGATCCAAACACGCGCAAACTGCTTGAGAATGCCCCAAGTCTGAGCGACTACCTTGACGAAGAGTCCGTGGCGCACTTTGATCAGCTTAAATCTTTGCTGGATGCGGCAGGTATCGCCTACACCGTCAATCCGGCACTGGTTCGTGGTCTCGATTACTACGGCAAGACAGTCTTTGAGTGGGTTACCGAAAGCCTGGGCGCGCAAGGAACGATCTGTGCCGGCGGCCGTTACGATGGGCTGGTTCAACAGCTCGGCGGCAAACCAACCGTGGCCGTTGGTTTTGCGATGGGTTTGGAGCGTCTGATTTTGCTTTTGGAAACTCTGAATCTGGTTCCGGACGAGGTCAATAATCAAGCCGATGTTTATGTAACGGCCATGGGGGAGCAAAGTATTGCTTGTGCCATGGCCATTGCAAATACGCTGAGAAATGAGTTGCCCGGTAAAGTGGTGATTTCTCATTGCGGCGGCGGCAGTTTCAAAAGTCAGATGAAGAAAGCTGATCGTAGCGGCGCCCGCTATGCAGTTATTCTTGGCGAAAACGAAGTAACTAATGGCACCGCGGGCTTAAAGCCCCTGAGGGATGACGAGCCTCAGCAGGAAGTCTCGCAGTCAGAATTGGCGAATATTCTGGCGCCTTTGGTATAA
- a CDS encoding tetratricopeptide repeat protein gives MAELRTEEEQVQAMKDWWKKNGSSLLIGIGAALAIVFGWQAWQNHQAQERAEAANQFTTLLTAFSTGDEDSKNTVEFVADSLREEHGSSAYAIYGNLVLARQQMMVENDPEAAVASLEWALEKAGDYKALSLVIRNRLAQAQFAAGEHDAALATLNGASDSETFAAVFSELRGDILLAKGDTKAAREAYLAAREQGQARGGDLLELKLSDLGVGEGA, from the coding sequence ATGGCTGAGTTACGCACCGAGGAAGAACAGGTCCAGGCAATGAAGGACTGGTGGAAAAAGAACGGTAGCTCATTGCTCATCGGTATCGGCGCAGCCTTAGCAATCGTGTTCGGGTGGCAGGCTTGGCAAAATCACCAGGCCCAAGAACGTGCAGAAGCCGCAAATCAGTTTACAACGCTACTGACAGCCTTCTCCACGGGTGACGAAGATAGCAAGAATACCGTTGAATTTGTGGCTGATTCTTTGCGTGAAGAGCACGGGAGTAGTGCGTACGCTATCTATGGAAACCTTGTATTAGCTCGTCAGCAAATGATGGTAGAGAACGACCCTGAAGCCGCTGTTGCATCGCTGGAGTGGGCCTTGGAAAAGGCTGGAGATTATAAAGCGTTGTCGCTGGTTATTCGTAACCGCTTAGCTCAGGCCCAGTTCGCCGCCGGTGAGCATGACGCAGCATTAGCGACACTGAACGGTGCAAGCGATTCTGAAACTTTTGCAGCAGTTTTCTCCGAATTGAGGGGCGATATCTTGCTTGCGAAAGGTGACACTAAAGCTGCTCGCGAAGCGTATCTGGCGGCCCGTGAGCAAGGCCAGGCACGTGGTGGGGACCTGTTGGAGCTAAAATTGTCTGACCTTGGTGTCGGGGAGGGCGCTTGA
- the bamB gene encoding outer membrane protein assembly factor BamB translates to MPFGRNKPFALIAVSAALAVLLAGCSTTDMFEQPAPVPEIETSVEFERVWSMSVGDGHDGEFLQLAPLYAGDVIYAASADGEVVSVAAEDGKVVWEKELDERIFAGPGADGRQLYLVTRDAELVALSSEDGSENWRVDLPTEVLASPQSNGSLVVVQTTDGRVISFDTDKGEQIWQYEAQVPVLTMRTAAAPLVGADIVIASFANGRVIALTAENGQPVWQYQVGQAQGRTELERLVDIGGQPLVLDSAIMVVGYQGKLALIEIRSGQEIWSRSASSYYSPAIGNGNIFLAAANGNVVALRGNDRRELWVQSDLAWRQVTRPAVTGEYMVVGDYEGYLHILEMSDGRLVGQTEYDSDGIRVPVEVLSNGNLLVYGNGGKMSVLKLEQND, encoded by the coding sequence ATGCCTTTTGGGCGTAACAAACCGTTCGCGTTGATTGCCGTAAGCGCGGCTCTGGCCGTCTTGCTGGCTGGGTGTAGCACAACGGATATGTTTGAACAGCCCGCTCCAGTGCCAGAGATTGAAACCTCTGTCGAGTTTGAGCGTGTTTGGAGTATGTCTGTCGGTGACGGGCATGATGGAGAGTTTCTGCAGTTGGCCCCGCTATACGCCGGCGACGTTATTTATGCAGCCTCTGCCGATGGCGAAGTGGTTAGCGTAGCCGCGGAAGACGGAAAAGTGGTCTGGGAGAAAGAGCTCGACGAACGTATTTTCGCAGGCCCTGGTGCCGACGGTCGTCAGCTCTATCTGGTAACGCGCGACGCTGAGTTGGTGGCACTGTCCAGTGAAGATGGCAGTGAAAACTGGCGAGTCGATTTACCGACGGAGGTGCTGGCATCACCGCAATCGAACGGATCTCTCGTGGTGGTGCAAACCACCGATGGTCGAGTCATCAGCTTCGATACCGACAAAGGGGAACAGATCTGGCAGTACGAAGCGCAAGTGCCTGTGCTCACCATGCGCACAGCTGCGGCACCACTGGTTGGTGCTGACATTGTAATCGCTTCTTTCGCCAATGGCCGGGTGATTGCTCTCACGGCTGAGAATGGTCAACCCGTGTGGCAATACCAAGTGGGCCAGGCTCAAGGGCGCACGGAGCTCGAGCGACTGGTAGATATTGGCGGTCAGCCCCTGGTCTTGGATTCCGCAATTATGGTGGTGGGTTATCAGGGCAAACTTGCTTTGATAGAGATTCGCTCAGGGCAGGAGATCTGGAGCCGTTCTGCGTCCAGTTACTACTCGCCAGCCATCGGCAACGGCAATATTTTCCTCGCAGCGGCCAACGGCAACGTTGTTGCGTTACGGGGCAACGACCGTCGTGAGTTGTGGGTCCAAAGTGATTTGGCCTGGCGCCAAGTGACGCGTCCAGCGGTAACCGGCGAGTACATGGTGGTTGGAGACTATGAAGGCTATCTGCATATTTTGGAGATGAGCGATGGTCGCTTGGTCGGCCAAACGGAATATGACAGTGACGGTATCCGCGTACCTGTCGAGGTTCTGAGTAATGGTAACCTGTTGGTTTATGGTAACGGTGGAAAAATGTCGGTTCTCAAGCTTGAGCAGAACGACTGA
- the der gene encoding ribosome biogenesis GTPase Der — MTPVIALVGRPNVGKSTLFNQMTRSRDALVADFPGLTRDRKYGEGFYEDRKFIVIDTGGLTGQEAGLDSEMAQQSLQAVDEADIVLFLVDGRAGLTAGDEVIADHLRRSDKQAHLVVNKTDGQDPDVAAADFYKLGFQSVFMIAAAHNRGVRSLLEYLLPEPEESAEQDRADRYPGIRIGVVGRPNVGKSTLVNRMLGEERVVVYDMPGTTRDSIYIPYERHGHEYTLIDTAGVRRRKNVKEVVEKFSIIKTLQAIDDAHVVILVIDAREGLVDQDLHLIGFVLDAGRSLVIAINKWDGMNSEDRAKVKEQVARRLDFLDYADKYYISALHGTGVGTMYESVQASYESSMAKWPTNRLTAILEDAIAQHQPPMVHGRRIKLRYAHQGGSNPPIIVVHGNQVGSLPGAYKRYLENTFRKVLKVVGSPIRFEFRGGENPFANKVDRLTPRQKVKKDNDIKKGRVVKRVRQKSTKR; from the coding sequence ATGACCCCAGTAATTGCCCTTGTAGGACGCCCGAACGTTGGCAAGTCCACGTTGTTTAACCAAATGACCCGTTCACGAGACGCGTTGGTCGCGGATTTTCCAGGATTAACCCGCGATCGCAAGTACGGCGAAGGTTTCTACGAGGATCGAAAGTTTATTGTTATCGATACGGGTGGGCTGACAGGCCAAGAGGCCGGTTTGGACTCTGAGATGGCTCAGCAGTCGTTACAGGCCGTAGATGAAGCAGACATCGTACTGTTTCTCGTCGATGGCCGTGCGGGTTTGACCGCCGGCGACGAAGTCATTGCCGACCACCTCCGCCGATCGGACAAGCAAGCCCATCTGGTGGTGAATAAAACCGATGGTCAGGATCCCGACGTGGCAGCGGCTGACTTTTACAAGTTGGGTTTTCAATCGGTGTTCATGATTGCAGCCGCTCACAACAGAGGCGTCCGGTCATTACTTGAATACCTGCTTCCGGAACCTGAAGAGTCTGCGGAGCAAGACCGAGCAGATCGATACCCCGGCATTCGTATTGGTGTGGTGGGGCGTCCAAACGTGGGTAAATCCACGTTGGTTAACCGCATGCTCGGCGAAGAACGAGTGGTGGTTTATGACATGCCTGGAACAACCCGAGACAGTATATACATCCCTTACGAACGGCACGGTCACGAATACACCCTGATTGATACCGCGGGTGTACGCCGCCGTAAGAATGTAAAGGAAGTGGTCGAGAAATTTTCTATCATCAAAACCTTGCAGGCGATCGATGATGCCCACGTTGTGATTCTGGTCATCGATGCGCGGGAAGGGCTGGTTGATCAGGATTTGCATCTGATAGGTTTTGTGCTCGATGCAGGTCGTTCGTTGGTTATAGCGATCAACAAGTGGGATGGCATGAATTCGGAAGATCGCGCCAAGGTCAAAGAGCAGGTCGCACGTCGATTGGATTTCCTCGACTATGCTGACAAGTACTATATTTCAGCGTTGCACGGTACTGGCGTCGGCACCATGTATGAGTCGGTTCAAGCCAGCTATGAATCATCGATGGCAAAGTGGCCAACGAATCGACTGACCGCCATACTCGAAGACGCGATCGCTCAGCACCAGCCTCCTATGGTGCATGGCCGTCGAATTAAGCTTCGATACGCGCACCAGGGCGGTTCTAATCCCCCGATTATCGTGGTGCATGGTAATCAGGTTGGATCTTTGCCTGGTGCTTACAAGCGCTATCTTGAAAATACCTTCCGTAAGGTTCTTAAAGTGGTTGGTTCGCCAATTCGTTTCGAGTTCCGTGGCGGCGAAAACCCCTTTGCCAATAAGGTGGACCGCCTCACCCCTAGACAGAAGGTCAAGAAAGATAACGATATTAAGAAAGGACGTGTCGTGAAGAGAGTCCGGCAGAAAAGCACAAAACGCTGA
- the pta gene encoding phosphate acetyltransferase, producing MAKSLFIAPTSMNSGLTSVCLGLLRALEQEGVSVGFYKPFTQSVHEGEAIHNGGKDSSVAFVRAHGDQQVPDPIPLKEAQQLINRGKADLLLENVVGEYQKVANEVDVVIIEGLVPDSGETYIARLNVEVARNLGSEVILVSAPKDCSAKELDEELDFSARLFAAPSDPEVIAVILNKVGEPRQSRPDLSLQSKDQTPQINFQDSCKVFSTGRFHLLGQIPWDPQLLAPRVSDVARELGIKVLYEGQMHQRRVQKVSVCARTIRNMTDILKPGTLLVTPGDRDDIIVTTAVAALNGVPLAGLVLTGGLMPDENIIELCRRALDTGLPILGSKNNTYDSANRLASLSPSVPIDDTERVEQTMEAVAKSIDTAWLEEHLKVTRQRRLSPPAFRYQLSERSRAADKRIVLPEGSEPRTVQAAIICHERRLARCALIAEPQEVQSVADSLGIQIPGDMEIIDPQSVREHYIAPMVELRKHKGLTADQAEALLEDNVVLGTMMVAMDEADGLVSGAIHTTANTVRPALQLIKTHDNAKVVSSVFFMLLPQQVLVYGDCAINPDPNAEELADIAIQSAESAEAFGIEPVVAMISYSTGESGTGQDVEKVREATRIARERRPDLLIDGPLQYDAAVIESVGKSKAPDSKVAGKATVFVFPDLNTGNTTYKAVQRSANVVSVGPMLQGLRKPVNDLSRGALVEDIVFTIALTSVQAKQVEDAGAANAAL from the coding sequence ATGGCAAAAAGTCTTTTTATAGCGCCAACCTCGATGAATTCAGGTTTAACCTCGGTATGCCTTGGGCTGCTGAGAGCATTAGAACAAGAAGGCGTCAGCGTTGGTTTCTACAAACCCTTCACTCAGTCTGTTCACGAGGGAGAGGCTATACATAATGGTGGCAAGGACTCCTCTGTCGCGTTTGTACGTGCGCACGGAGATCAGCAAGTACCAGACCCGATTCCACTCAAAGAAGCGCAACAGCTAATTAATCGTGGGAAAGCTGACCTACTGCTCGAGAACGTCGTCGGCGAATACCAGAAAGTCGCCAACGAGGTCGATGTGGTTATCATCGAAGGCCTAGTGCCGGACAGTGGCGAAACCTACATCGCGCGGTTGAATGTTGAAGTGGCGCGAAATCTGGGTTCCGAAGTTATTTTGGTCAGTGCCCCCAAAGACTGCTCAGCGAAAGAGCTGGATGAGGAACTTGATTTCTCGGCACGGCTGTTCGCTGCCCCATCTGACCCGGAAGTGATTGCTGTTATACTCAATAAAGTGGGTGAGCCACGGCAATCCCGCCCGGATCTATCGCTACAATCAAAAGACCAAACACCCCAGATCAATTTCCAAGACTCCTGCAAGGTGTTCTCAACCGGGCGTTTCCATTTACTGGGGCAGATCCCCTGGGATCCACAGCTCCTTGCGCCGCGCGTTTCAGACGTGGCACGAGAGTTGGGCATAAAGGTGCTGTACGAAGGCCAAATGCACCAGCGCCGGGTTCAAAAGGTGTCCGTTTGCGCTCGCACTATCCGTAACATGACAGACATCCTGAAACCCGGCACCCTTTTGGTCACGCCCGGCGACCGCGATGACATAATTGTGACTACCGCCGTTGCAGCCCTGAACGGCGTGCCTCTTGCGGGTTTGGTTCTGACCGGTGGCTTGATGCCTGATGAAAACATCATCGAGCTTTGCCGGCGCGCACTTGACACCGGGCTCCCTATTCTGGGCTCGAAGAACAACACCTACGACTCAGCCAACAGACTCGCAAGCCTTTCTCCGTCAGTTCCAATTGATGATACCGAGCGTGTTGAGCAAACAATGGAGGCGGTCGCTAAAAGTATCGACACCGCCTGGCTTGAGGAGCACCTGAAAGTAACAAGGCAACGTCGCCTCTCGCCGCCGGCCTTTCGCTACCAATTGTCTGAACGCTCCCGCGCAGCCGACAAACGGATTGTTCTTCCCGAAGGCAGCGAGCCAAGAACTGTCCAAGCGGCCATTATCTGTCACGAGCGCCGACTTGCCCGTTGCGCATTAATCGCCGAGCCTCAGGAAGTTCAGTCCGTTGCCGATTCACTCGGCATTCAAATTCCGGGCGACATGGAGATCATCGATCCACAGTCCGTTCGTGAGCACTATATCGCGCCAATGGTTGAACTGCGCAAACACAAAGGACTCACGGCTGACCAAGCGGAAGCACTGTTGGAAGACAACGTTGTGCTGGGAACAATGATGGTTGCCATGGACGAAGCGGATGGCCTTGTTTCCGGTGCAATTCACACCACTGCGAACACCGTCCGCCCTGCCCTGCAATTGATCAAGACCCACGACAACGCCAAAGTGGTTTCATCTGTCTTTTTCATGTTGCTGCCGCAACAAGTGCTGGTATACGGTGACTGCGCAATTAACCCTGATCCAAACGCTGAGGAACTGGCAGACATCGCGATACAAAGTGCCGAATCTGCAGAAGCTTTCGGTATTGAGCCAGTCGTCGCCATGATCAGCTACAGCACTGGAGAATCCGGAACCGGACAAGATGTAGAAAAAGTGCGAGAGGCAACGCGAATAGCCCGTGAACGCCGGCCAGACCTGCTGATCGACGGACCGTTGCAGTACGACGCGGCGGTTATCGAGAGCGTGGGCAAATCGAAGGCCCCTGACAGCAAGGTGGCGGGCAAGGCAACGGTCTTCGTATTCCCTGACCTCAACACTGGCAACACAACCTATAAAGCAGTGCAGCGCAGCGCCAATGTGGTCAGTGTTGGCCCAATGCTGCAGGGCCTACGGAAGCCAGTCAACGACTTGTCACGAGGCGCACTGGTAGAAGATATTGTTTTCACCATCGCCCTGACGAGTGTCCAAGCTAAACAGGTAGAAGATGCAGGAGCGGCCAACGCCGCTCTCTGA
- a CDS encoding acetate kinase: MEETILVVNSGSSSVKLALFDKHHRKKASALAEKLNRKDAIAHIDGNSEPIELPEGANHQQALQVLIETFTQQKRLQGPPLAIGHRVVHGGETFREAALIDTDTIAAIEKVSDLAPLHNPVNLVGIAAMQALFPSVPQVAVFDTAFHQTLPEKAYRYALPKRCYENWGVRRYGFHGTSHYFMVQEAARLFGKAVEKTSIISAHLGNGCSITAIQDGKSVDTSMGLTPLEGLVMGTRSGDVDPGLFDYLSGQGVCASDVHAMLNNESGLLGLSGHTNDMRTLCELAEQGDKPSRLAIDVFCFRLARYIGAMTASLTHLDAVVFTGGIGENSAEVRRETIKHLGLLGLTIDPELNQQHGKQSGNRVSHADSRFPVLTIPTNEELVIAQGASRLASL; this comes from the coding sequence ATGGAAGAAACCATACTGGTTGTAAACAGCGGCAGCTCCTCTGTAAAGCTGGCACTTTTCGACAAACATCATCGAAAGAAAGCATCGGCGCTGGCCGAAAAACTAAACAGAAAAGATGCCATTGCCCACATAGATGGCAACTCTGAGCCGATAGAGCTTCCCGAGGGTGCCAATCACCAACAGGCACTGCAGGTTCTCATTGAAACCTTTACCCAACAAAAGCGCCTCCAAGGCCCGCCGCTTGCTATCGGCCATCGAGTGGTTCATGGAGGTGAAACCTTTCGCGAAGCAGCGCTGATTGACACGGATACCATCGCAGCCATCGAAAAGGTTTCGGACCTTGCCCCTCTCCACAACCCGGTGAATCTTGTTGGCATTGCCGCCATGCAGGCTCTGTTCCCGTCGGTGCCGCAGGTAGCCGTATTTGACACTGCGTTTCACCAAACATTGCCTGAAAAGGCATACCGATACGCCTTACCCAAACGCTGCTACGAAAATTGGGGCGTAAGGCGCTATGGATTCCACGGTACCAGCCACTACTTTATGGTCCAAGAAGCAGCCCGGCTGTTTGGCAAAGCCGTAGAGAAAACATCCATTATTTCAGCCCACCTGGGTAATGGTTGCAGCATCACAGCCATACAAGACGGCAAAAGTGTAGACACCAGCATGGGGCTTACTCCGCTGGAAGGGCTTGTAATGGGCACTCGCAGTGGCGACGTTGACCCCGGATTATTCGACTATCTGTCTGGCCAAGGTGTATGTGCCAGCGACGTCCACGCGATGCTAAACAATGAAAGCGGGCTATTGGGACTGTCTGGCCACACTAACGACATGCGCACCTTGTGTGAGCTTGCCGAACAAGGCGATAAACCCTCGCGTTTAGCGATCGATGTATTCTGTTTCAGATTAGCGCGCTATATCGGTGCCATGACCGCCTCACTTACGCATTTGGATGCCGTGGTCTTTACGGGTGGGATCGGCGAGAACAGTGCCGAGGTAAGGCGCGAAACGATTAAACATCTGGGCTTGCTTGGTTTGACGATTGATCCCGAACTTAACCAGCAGCACGGAAAGCAAAGCGGAAACCGCGTGAGCCATGCCGATTCCCGCTTCCCGGTTCTCACAATTCCTACCAATGAGGAATTGGTGATCGCCCAGGGAGCGAGCCGACTGGCCAGTCTTTGA